The Clostridia bacterium genomic sequence TTATAGTTAGGGTCGCTAAACGGTATAGCAATAATCTTTTCATCACTTCTTCCGTTATCTATCATAGAAATAACACCGATAGGATAAGCACGGACAAGTGTCATAGGTTCAATTTGTTCTGAACAAAGCAAAAGCACGTCAAGCGGGTCATTGTCGTCACCATATGTACGAGGTATAAAGCCATAGTTTGCAGGATAATGAGTTGATGTGTGTAAAATTCTGTCAAGCATAAGATAGCCGGTTTCCTTATCAAGTTCATACTTTTTCTTACTGCCCTTTGAAATTTCTACAACACAGATAAAATCATCTGCATTTATTCTTTTTGGTGATATATCATGCCAGATATTTGACATTTTAAACACTCCTCTCTACTTCATATGTTATTTTAAATTTATTATACAATAAAACTTTTAAAAAGTCAAAAATAAAAGAATGAGTTGGTGTTTTGGTTGTTAAAAAAGTAAAAATCCCCGTACTATCGTACGAGGATTATTGGTAGTAGGATATGATTTTTCGGTCACTTGTTTTTAATGAAATATCTCGCTAAAGCTCGATGTGAAATAATTTCTTACAGAAATTGTGAAATAGAAAACTAAAGTTTTCTGTGAAATAAAATAAATCCTTATATCACACGCCATTAGGCGTATTTCATATTGCGAAGCAATATTTCACGCCCGGAGGGCATTTCACAAATCCAAAGGATTTA encodes the following:
- a CDS encoding inorganic diphosphatase, coding for MSNIWHDISPKRINADDFICVVEISKGSKKKYELDKETGYLMLDRILHTSTHYPANYGFIPRTYGDDNDPLDVLLLCSEQIEPMTLVRAYPIGVISMIDNGRSDEKIIAIPFSDPNYNMYKDINELPQHVFEEMSHFFSVYKNLEHKETAVNEVSDHKTSIKIIDKAISDYIDKFCK